Genomic DNA from Streptomyces sp. PCS3-D2:
CTGCAGACGCTGTCGAAGGGTCTGGCGGAGCTGATCGAGGCCCTGGGCATCGCGGTCCTGTCCGCAGGCGGCGGCTACGCCGAGGTGGACGAGGAGCAGAAGCGGCGCATGGTCGTCATCGCCAAGCAGGCCGAAGACGAGTACGGCCGGGATCGTGGCCCCGACGCGGAGAAGAAGAGCGACAGCCCGAAGCCGAAGGGTGGTGTCATCTGATGACGGACTTCGAGGGATACACGCACGCACAGCTGCACGCGATGATCGAGTCGCTCGATCCGACGAAGGTCGCGGCGCTGGGCACGAAGCTCACCGAGGCCGCCACGACGATCGAGCAAATCGGCACCAAGCTCAAGGACCACAAGGTCAAGGACTGGGAGGGCGAAGCTGCCACGGCGTTCCAGGACTGGGTGAGCCGCGCGGGCAGCGCCACGCTGGAACTGGCCAAATACAGCAAGGTCGGCGGCAAGTACATGGCCGAAGCGGCGCAGGTCATGCGCGAGGTCAAGCCGTCCAAGGACGGCGCGGGGAACTTCCCCCCGTACGACGCTGCTGCGGACGCGAAGCTCAGGGAGAACCTGGCGACGTCCCGCGAATACCACAACGACCCGGATGCGGTGCAGCTCGGCCAGGAGGCCTGGTCGAAGCTGAGCGGCGACCACGCGCGAGCCGTGGACGCGATGAACAAGCTCGCTGGGGCGTACGACCAGTCCGCGGCGCAGATGGGCAAGACGGAAGCCCCGAGGCTTCCGCCGCCGCCGCAGGTACTGGTGCCGTCGGATTACGGCACCGATGTGGAAAGGAGTCGCTCCGGGGGTGGTCCCGGAACGCCGAGTTCTTCAGGAATCGTGTCGTACGCGGCTTCGACATCAGGCGATTTCGGCCCTACGGGCGAGTCAGCTGGGGCGTCTGGGAGCCAGGCGAAGGCGGGCACCGCGGCCCCCTCTGTCTCCGTGCCGGCCACCCCGGATCAAGAAGTGGGCGTGGACCTCGACACTGTCGCCACGCTTCCGCCTCCGACCACGCCACCGGTGACGACCACCCCCGGTCTCCCGCTGGCCACGGGCCCCGTCGGACCCACCCCCGGCCCCTTCGTCCCGCCTGTGGCCATCCCGCCCGTCGGCGGCCTGAAGGGACCCGGCCCGTTCGGTACCGGCCCCGGAATCGGTCCGTACCCCGGATTGGGTGGTCCTGGCCTTCCTCCTAGCGGCAAGGTCATCGGTACGCCCGGCCTGCCCCCGCGTGACGCCGGTATCACAGGCGGACGTCCGGTGACGTCCACCGGCCCGGCCTCCGGCATCCCGCGCGGCATGGTCGTCGGCGAAGGTACTCAGGCCGGTCGTCCCATGGGTAGCGGTATGGGCCACGGCACCGGGGGCCACTACGGCGGCACCCAGGCCGGTCTTCCGGCGGGCCGCCGACTGGCCACGGAGCCGGGTGGCGTCATGGGTGGGCGTCAGGCCGGTGCGGTCGGTCGTCCGATTGCGGCGGGTCAGCCGTTCACCCAGGGCGGTTCTGGCCTTGTGCGCAACGGTGCCGGTCCCGTGGGTCATGCGGGTGCAGGTATGCAGACTCCGGGCGGGGGCCGGGACAGCCAGGGGGGCAAGCGCCCCGATTACCTGACCGAGGACGAAGAGACCTGGCAGGGCAACCGTCGTGTTGCCCCGCCCGTGATCGACTGAGCAGAACGGACGTTGTACGGGATGCACATGCGCAAGGCGACCTCGGCCCTGGTGGGTCTCCTGCTGGCCGGGGTCGCCGCGACCCCAGCTCACGCGGAGACCATCAGATCGCAGCAGTGGCATCTCGACGCCATGAAGGCCGACGAGATCTGGAAGATCAGCAAGGGTAAGGGCATCACCGTTGCAGTCATTGATGACGGGGTCCGGGAAATTCCCGAACTGGCAGGCCAGCTCGTCCCGGGGAAGCGGTTCACCGTTGCAGGCGGTGACGGTCCTACCGACCAAGGCAGCCACGGAACCACCATGGCCGCCGTGATTGCCGGAACGGGAAGACATCCGAGTGGTGACGGTGCCTATGGCCTGGCACCCGCCGTGAAGATTCTGCCCATTCTTGTGGATAATAATGAGAAGGCGACGCCGACCTGGGTCGCGGCAATTCGGTACGCGGCAGATTCGGATGCAAAGATCATCAACATGTCTCTGGGGATTCCCGGGGAGCCCGAGGATGATGTGGCGAGAGCTGAAGCCGTCAAGTATGCGTTGTCCAAAGGAAAGCTAATCTTCGCGGCTGTGGGTAATTATGGCGATTCGGCCAACGAGCTTGCCTACCCCGCTGGAACCCCCGGAGTGGTCGGCGTCGGGGCTGTGGATTCCTCAGGCGAACCGACCAAGGAGTCTCAGCACGGCCCGCAGGTGGATCTGGCTGCTCCTGGCATGGAGATCGTGACGGCATGCACAGGGAAGTCTGGTCTTTGCACCAGCCACGGAACCAGCGACGCCTCCGCTCTCGCCTCCGCCTCCGCCGCGCTGCTCTGGTCCGCTCACCCCGACTGGACCAACAACCAGGTCCTGCGCGTGCTCCTGAACACCGCCGGGAAGCCCGTTGACGGGTCTCAGCGCAATGACTACGTCGGCTATGGCGTGGTCCGGCCCCGGATCGCGTTGCAGACGCCCGGGGATCCCGGCCCGGCCGATGTCTACCCGCTGCCCGATCTGGCCGCGGCGGCCAGTGGCGGAAAGCCTTCCGCGTCCGCCCCCACCGACGCCACGCCGTCCGCTCCCACCTCCCAGGCTGCCGCCGAGGAGAAGGGCGGCAACTCCCTGCTCTGGGTCGGGCTGGGACTCGGGGCGTGTGTGCTCATCGGCGGGGCCGTGACCGCGGTGATCGTACGCCGCAACCGTTGACCCACACCTGATCCCACCGGTCCCAACTCGGAGGTTCGCGCGATGTCGTTCGACGAGGAATGGTCGGCGGCTCGCGCCACGGCCACCGCCAGTGTCTCCATGCGGCTCAACCAGGCCCCCGCCCCCACCCCCGGAGGCGGCGCTGATCTCGCGCTCAACCAGGACCAGATCGGAGCGATCGGCTCCGAGGCGTACAAGCTGCACACCCGACTGCAGACCGACGGCAAGCACGCCGCCACCGCGACCGCCGAGGCTGCCGGGGCGCTCACCCGGGAGGGATTCGCGAGCGGGGCTGCCCTGCTCAAAGCCAACACCCTCTGGGAGAGCCAGGTGAAGACCCTGGTGGCCGCCTGCGCCAACATCTCCAACGGCCTCAACTACTCGCTCTCCTCCCACGCCAAGGACGAGCAGCAGCTCCACGCGGACTTCACGGCGTCCGCCATCGACAAGTACCTGAAGTAGGCGAGGCGTCCGCATGCTGACGTACGAGAACGTGATGAACGCGCCCCTGGACAAGCTCCAGACCGCGGTCACCGACTGGACGGCCATGGCCGGTAAGTTGGACGAGATGGCCGAGGCCGCCCGCAACGGCATGAAGGCGAAGTCCGACAAGGCCGAGTGGAGCGGGATCACCGCCGGAGTGGCACGCGGGTTCGTCGACAAGA
This window encodes:
- the mycP gene encoding type VII secretion-associated serine protease mycosin — its product is MRKATSALVGLLLAGVAATPAHAETIRSQQWHLDAMKADEIWKISKGKGITVAVIDDGVREIPELAGQLVPGKRFTVAGGDGPTDQGSHGTTMAAVIAGTGRHPSGDGAYGLAPAVKILPILVDNNEKATPTWVAAIRYAADSDAKIINMSLGIPGEPEDDVARAEAVKYALSKGKLIFAAVGNYGDSANELAYPAGTPGVVGVGAVDSSGEPTKESQHGPQVDLAAPGMEIVTACTGKSGLCTSHGTSDASALASASAALLWSAHPDWTNNQVLRVLLNTAGKPVDGSQRNDYVGYGVVRPRIALQTPGDPGPADVYPLPDLAAAASGGKPSASAPTDATPSAPTSQAAAEEKGGNSLLWVGLGLGACVLIGGAVTAVIVRRNR
- a CDS encoding WXG100 family type VII secretion target — protein: MTDFEGYTHAQLHAMIESLDPTKVAALGTKLTEAATTIEQIGTKLKDHKVKDWEGEAATAFQDWVSRAGSATLELAKYSKVGGKYMAEAAQVMREVKPSKDGAGNFPPYDAAADAKLRENLATSREYHNDPDAVQLGQEAWSKLSGDHARAVDAMNKLAGAYDQSAAQMGKTEAPRLPPPPQVLVPSDYGTDVERSRSGGGPGTPSSSGIVSYAASTSGDFGPTGESAGASGSQAKAGTAAPSVSVPATPDQEVGVDLDTVATLPPPTTPPVTTTPGLPLATGPVGPTPGPFVPPVAIPPVGGLKGPGPFGTGPGIGPYPGLGGPGLPPSGKVIGTPGLPPRDAGITGGRPVTSTGPASGIPRGMVVGEGTQAGRPMGSGMGHGTGGHYGGTQAGLPAGRRLATEPGGVMGGRQAGAVGRPIAAGQPFTQGGSGLVRNGAGPVGHAGAGMQTPGGGRDSQGGKRPDYLTEDEETWQGNRRVAPPVID